The DNA window CCCCGCGTTCGCCAAGATCGAGCGGGCCCCATGAAGGCCGGCGAGCCCATCATCAAGACGGAGCATCTTTCCCGGCATTTTGGCGCCTTGATCGCGGTCCGTGACTTGAACCTCGAGGTCAAGACCGGCGAGATCTTCGGCGTGCTCGGTCCCAACGGCGCCGGCAAGAGCACGACGATTCGCATGCTCTGCGGCATCCTCGACCCCACGGCCGGGCGAGGCACCGTCGTCGGCCTCGACATTGGCCGAGATGCCGAGCGCATCAAGGAGCGCATCGGCTACATGACTCAGCGCTTCAGCTTGTACGAAGATCTGAGCGTCGAGGAGAACCTGTCCTTCTACGCCGGCATCTACGGTGTTCCGCTGCGGCGCCGGCGTGCACGCATCCGGGAGGTCCTGGAGGCGACGGGTCTCGTCGGGCGCCGGAAGCAGCTCTCCGGCACACTCTCGGGCGGCTGGAAACAACGCGTGGCGCTGGCCAGCGCCACCATCCATCAGCCTCCGCTCCTGTTCCTGGACGAACCCACCGCGGGTGTCGACCCCGTGAGCCGTCGGGAGTTCTGGGAGCAGATCCATCGCATCTCGCACGACGGGACGACGGTGCTCTTGACCACGCACTACATGGACGAGGCCGAGCGCTGTCATCGTCTCGCCTTCATCTTCAGCGGTGAAGTGCTCGACATCGGGACGCCCGACGAGGTCGTTCTCCGCCGCAAGCTTCGCGTCGCGGAGCTCGAGGTAGAAGAAGCAACTCTGGCGGCCACGGCGTTGCGCGAGCATCCCGACGTCGACGAGGTCGCCCACTACGGCCACCTACTGCGCGTTGCGACGCGCAACGACGCCGACCCGGTCGCGCTCGCCGAGCAGGTGCTTGGCGCCGCAGGCCTGTCGCTCACGCGCTCTCGTGCCGCGCGGGTCACGGTGGAGGACGCCTTCGTCAGCATGGTGCGCGCGGAAGCGCGCGGCGCGAGCGAGCGGAGCGCCGCATGAACCTGCGCCCCTGGGTCATCGCGAAGAAGGAGCTGCTGCAGCTTCGCCGCGACCGCATGACGCTGGCCATGATGCTGGTCCTGCCGGTGATGCAGCTCCTGCTCTTCGGCTACGCGATCAACACCGACGTTCGCCACATTCCGACAGTGGTCTACGACCAGGATCAGAGCGCTCAGTCCCGCGATCTGGCCCAGAGCCTGCGCGCCACGGGCTTCTACGACCTGGTGGGCGAGGTGCGCGACTACTCGGAAATCGAACATGCGCTGCGCGCGGGCCGCGCTCGCGTGGCGCTGGTAATCCCCACACAGTACTCCAGCGACCTCGTCCGAGGGCGCCCCACCCAGGTTCAGCTGGTGATCGATGGCTCCGATCCGCAGACCGTCGCCAGCGCCACGAACACGGCCGCGTCGATGGTCGCCGCGCGCAGCAGCGAGCTCCTGGTGACGCGCCTCGCACGACAGGGTGCGGGTGCACCCGGACAGCCGATCCAGCTCGAGCCCAGCACCTGGTACAACCCTGATCTCCGCACGGCCATCTACATCGTGCCCGGGCTCGTCGGTGTGATCCTGACGATGACCATGGTGATGCTCACCGCGATGGCCATCGCGCGCGAGCGCGAGCGCGGCACGCTCGAACAGCTCATCGTCTCGCCGGTCAAGAACCTCGAGCTGGTGGTCGGCAAGATCGCCCCGTACATCGTCATCGGTTATGCCCAGATGACCCTCATCTTGCTGGCAGGACGGGTCGTCTTCGACGTGCCCCTGGTGGGGTCCCTCGGCATGCTCTACGCGCTGTCCTTCGTCTTCATCGCGGCCAACCTCGCCCTCGGGCTCTTTTTTTCGACCCTGGCCAAGACGCAGCAGCAAGCCATGCAGATGTCGTTCTTCTTCTTGCTGCCGAACATCCTCTTGTCCGGCTTCATGTTCCCGTTCGAAGCCATGCCGCGGCCAGCGCAGTGGTTGTCCCAAGCGCTGCCGCTCACCCATTTCCTCCGCATCGTGCGCGGTATCACGCTCCGCGGAGCGACCTTCGCGGACCTGTCGTCGGAGCTGCTCGCCATGACGGCAATCCTGGCGGTCCTGGTGACGGTCGCCTCCCTGCGTTTCAGCAAGAAACTGGCCTGATCATGCCCCGACCTCGAAGTGACATCGAGCCTCGCATCGTCCACGCAGCGCGGCGCCGTTTCCTGACCGACGGCGTCGACGGCGCGACGCTCCGGAACATCGCGAAGGACGCCGGCACCAGCATCGGCATGATCTACTACTACTTCCCGACCAAGGACGACCTGTTCCTGGCCGTCGTCGAGGAGGTCTACGGAAAGGTCCTGGTCGAACTGGAGGAGGCGCTCGCCCGCGAAGCCTCGTTCGAAGCCAGAATCGGCCAGGTGTATCAGCGCATCGGCGCCCTGGCTCACGACGAGCTCGACGTATTTCGGCTCGTCGTGCGAGAGGCGATGGTGTCGTCGGACCGGCTCGACCACCTGCTCGATCGCTTCAAGCGAGGCCACATCGGCCTGATGTTGAAGGCCGTCGCCGAAGGGATGGGCGCAGGCGACCTGGACACCTCGCTTCACCCGGCCGTCATGGTCATGGCGACGTTCGCGCTGGGCATCGCGCCGCAAATGATCCGCCGCATCGCAGTCGACCGCGTGCAGTGGTTGGAGCTCCCCCCAAGTGGCGAGTTCGCAGCCGAACTGGTGCGGGTGCTGCTGCATGGCATCGCAAAAAAGCCCGAAGCTTCGTCCAATCCGGAGGCAAGAAAATGATCCGATTCGTCCGCTGTTCCTTGCTGCTCGTGGGGCTGCTTGGTTCCAACCTGGTCTCGAACGAGGCGCTCGCACAGGAGACTCCGACGCCTCCCCTGCCCGTACCGGACGAGCGCGCGGCGCCCCCTGCCGCCGACGAGCTCGCGTCACGACTGGCGAACCTCAGCGCGCGCCCGGGCGGGCTGACCGCGAGTGAGGTGGGCCGACGCGCCACCTTGAACAGTCAGGAAGTTCGGGCGCGGCAGGCGGAAATCGCGGCCGCCAGCGCCGAGCTCGACAAGGCCTTCGCGGGCTGGTTTCCGCGTCTCACGTTGACCGCGCGCTACACGCACCTGTCACCCGTCGACAGCCAGAGCCTCGGCCCCGGCAACGCGAACTTGGTAGCCACACCCGCGCCCGCCGGGCCCCTACCTCCCGGTGCGCCCCTGGTTGCAATCCCAGGCTCCGCGCTCTCGTTTCCCAGCGTTCAGGATCAGTACACGCTGCAGGCCTCGCTCTTGGTCCCGGTCTCGGACTACTTCCTGCGCATCAGCCAGGCTCAGGCTGCGGCCGAGCACGGGAGAAGCGCCGCCGACCTCGTGCATCGTGCGGCTCGCTTGAACGCGAGCGCCGACGCCAAGCTCGTCTACTACGGTTGGGCAAGAGCCAAGCTGTCACACGAAGTCGCCCGGCAGAACCTGACCCGTGCCAAGACCCATCGCGACGCCGCCAAGACCCTGCTCGAGCTCGACCGCGGCTCGAAGGCCGACGTATTGCGCTCCGAGTCACTGGTCGCGAGCGCCGAGCTGCTGGTCGAGCGAGCTCGTAATCTCACCGAGCTGACTGAAGACCGCCTGCGGACCCTGCTCAGGGATCCGGCAACGGCCCGCTACGAGATCGGTGAGGATCTCCTCGGACAAGCCTCGCCCCCCAAGGAGCGCTCCAGCTTCTCTTCACTCTACGCCGAGGCCCAGAGACAACGCCTGGAGCTGAAGGCCCTGGAAAAAGCCGGGCTCTCCTTGGCGCAGCAGAAACGCGCCGTGAAGAGCACGGGGTACCCCCGCCTGGATGCGTTCGGAAACGCCTATTACGCCAATCCAAACCAGCGCTACGTGCCTCAGAAAAAGGAGTGGCACGCAACCTGGGATGTTGGTCTGCAGCTCACGTGGACACCCAACGACGTGCTCGGCGCGAACGCAGCAAGCGCTGGGCTCGACGCGCAGGCCGCGAAGCTGGGCGCACAAAAAGAGCAGCTCAGGGATGCCCTGCGCGCCGAGGTCTTCGACGCCTCCCAAGCACTCGCCGAGGCTCGTGTTGCCATCAGCACGGCGGAGCGAGGCGCGAAAGCAGCCGAAGAGGCCTACCGGGCCCGCGCGGAGCAGTTCAAACTGGGACGTGCCTCCAGCCTCGAGCTGACCGACGCAGAAGCGGAGTTGCTGAACGCCCGGCTGGAGGTCATCAACGCGCGTGTGGGACTGCGGATCGCGCGTGTCAAGCTCGACCACGCCCTCGGTCGGGACGCACGCTGAGTGCTCAGCGCTCGCGCTCGTGGATGGCGGCGAGGCTCGCGTCCTCGGTGCCCCCGTAGTCCTCACTGAACCAGGCATCCAGGATCTCGCCCGCGACCTGCTCGCTCGTGCTGCGTAGCGAGAGCGCCAAGACGTTGGCGTCATTCCATTTGCGCGCGCCGCGTGCGGTCTCCGCGTCGCCACAGAGTGCCGCCCGGATCCCCCGGACCTTGTTGGCTGCGATGGACACGCCGGTGCCCGTGAAACAACAAACGATGCCGCAGTCATTCCGGCCGGCCACGACCCCATCCGCGATTTCCAGCGCGGTAATTGCCCACGGCTCGTCCACGCCCGCCGCCCGACCGAAGCGGGTCACGACATGTCCTCGTTCCTCGAGCCAGCGGCGGATGGCCGTGATCAGGTGGGTGTCCTCGTCGGCTCCTAGCGCAACTCGCATGGGCCCACAGCATACCTCGATGCGATGTAGCCCGAACGCACGCAGACGGACTAGGCTCGCGCTCGCCATGAAGCTCCGTGTTTGGGCCGCGCTCGCCTTCCTGGCCTGCGCCTCCGCCTGTGATCGCGCTGAACCGCCCAAGGGTCCGGGAGGGCCGACGGGCGTCGCCAGCGACACCCCTCCGCGTCGCGAGCGGCGACTCACCAAACCGACACGCCGGCCGACGAACAGCCCTCCGCCGCCAGCTTCGAGCGACGCTTCGAAGACGGATGGCGGCGGAGCGCCGGAAGTGCTGGATGGCGGTGCTGATGCGACGGCGGCTGCCGCGCTCGTGCCGCCCGCGCTGCTCGGGCCGGACGGGAAGCCGTTGCCTCAGACCGACGTCGAACCCACCACGAGCTCACCCTGGTTCGAGGCCGGTGTGCGCGCCGTCTTCCGGGCCATTGTCGGGGACGACCCCGCGATTGCCGAGCCCTTCTTTTTCCCGCTGGCTGGGTACCAACAAGTCAAAGACGTACAAGACCCGAAGCGCGACTGGGAGCGCCGACTGATCGCGCACTTTCGGCGCGACGTGCACGACTATCACAAACGCTTGGGCAACCAGGCAGCCGGCGCGCGCTTCATTGGTCTCGAGCTTCCGAAGGGCAAGACCCGCTGGATGAAACCGCATACCGAGGGCAACAAGCTCGGCTACTTTCGCGTGACTCACTCTCGACTTCGATACGAAACGGGCGACGGCAAGCCGGCCTCACTCGAGGTCACGAGCCTGATCTCGTGGCGCGGAGAGTGGTACTTGGTGCACCTCAATGGGTTCGAGTGACGCTGAGCGCTCGGCTCTGAAAACTCCGTCTCACTCGCCGTCGCTGCGCTTCGGGAAGGCACTGCC is part of the Myxococcales bacterium genome and encodes:
- a CDS encoding ABC transporter ATP-binding protein, translated to MKAGEPIIKTEHLSRHFGALIAVRDLNLEVKTGEIFGVLGPNGAGKSTTIRMLCGILDPTAGRGTVVGLDIGRDAERIKERIGYMTQRFSLYEDLSVEENLSFYAGIYGVPLRRRRARIREVLEATGLVGRRKQLSGTLSGGWKQRVALASATIHQPPLLFLDEPTAGVDPVSRREFWEQIHRISHDGTTVLLTTHYMDEAERCHRLAFIFSGEVLDIGTPDEVVLRRKLRVAELEVEEATLAATALREHPDVDEVAHYGHLLRVATRNDADPVALAEQVLGAAGLSLTRSRAARVTVEDAFVSMVRAEARGASERSAA
- a CDS encoding ABC transporter permease — translated: MNLRPWVIAKKELLQLRRDRMTLAMMLVLPVMQLLLFGYAINTDVRHIPTVVYDQDQSAQSRDLAQSLRATGFYDLVGEVRDYSEIEHALRAGRARVALVIPTQYSSDLVRGRPTQVQLVIDGSDPQTVASATNTAASMVAARSSELLVTRLARQGAGAPGQPIQLEPSTWYNPDLRTAIYIVPGLVGVILTMTMVMLTAMAIARERERGTLEQLIVSPVKNLELVVGKIAPYIVIGYAQMTLILLAGRVVFDVPLVGSLGMLYALSFVFIAANLALGLFFSTLAKTQQQAMQMSFFFLLPNILLSGFMFPFEAMPRPAQWLSQALPLTHFLRIVRGITLRGATFADLSSELLAMTAILAVLVTVASLRFSKKLA
- a CDS encoding TetR/AcrR family transcriptional regulator, whose amino-acid sequence is MPRPRSDIEPRIVHAARRRFLTDGVDGATLRNIAKDAGTSIGMIYYYFPTKDDLFLAVVEEVYGKVLVELEEALAREASFEARIGQVYQRIGALAHDELDVFRLVVREAMVSSDRLDHLLDRFKRGHIGLMLKAVAEGMGAGDLDTSLHPAVMVMATFALGIAPQMIRRIAVDRVQWLELPPSGEFAAELVRVLLHGIAKKPEASSNPEARK
- a CDS encoding TolC family protein, whose amino-acid sequence is MIRFVRCSLLLVGLLGSNLVSNEALAQETPTPPLPVPDERAAPPAADELASRLANLSARPGGLTASEVGRRATLNSQEVRARQAEIAAASAELDKAFAGWFPRLTLTARYTHLSPVDSQSLGPGNANLVATPAPAGPLPPGAPLVAIPGSALSFPSVQDQYTLQASLLVPVSDYFLRISQAQAAAEHGRSAADLVHRAARLNASADAKLVYYGWARAKLSHEVARQNLTRAKTHRDAAKTLLELDRGSKADVLRSESLVASAELLVERARNLTELTEDRLRTLLRDPATARYEIGEDLLGQASPPKERSSFSSLYAEAQRQRLELKALEKAGLSLAQQKRAVKSTGYPRLDAFGNAYYANPNQRYVPQKKEWHATWDVGLQLTWTPNDVLGANAASAGLDAQAAKLGAQKEQLRDALRAEVFDASQALAEARVAISTAERGAKAAEEAYRARAEQFKLGRASSLELTDAEAELLNARLEVINARVGLRIARVKLDHALGRDAR
- a CDS encoding RpiB/LacA/LacB family sugar-phosphate isomerase, whose amino-acid sequence is MRVALGADEDTHLITAIRRWLEERGHVVTRFGRAAGVDEPWAITALEIADGVVAGRNDCGIVCCFTGTGVSIAANKVRGIRAALCGDAETARGARKWNDANVLALSLRSTSEQVAGEILDAWFSEDYGGTEDASLAAIHERER